The genomic interval TCATCAGCTGATTTTTGTTTGTATTTAGCTTGACGTGAAAGAAATTGCGGCTCTTCTTCAGGATTATCAGTTTCTTGTGTATCTATGCGGTCGTTTTCTGAGTCTCCTTTAAAGTTAGAAGCTGCATAAGCAGGTTCTTCAGCCTCTTTTTCAGGATGATAAACGCGAGTATCATCTTCCTCTTCAGCAAGTTCTCTGTCACGTTTTTCATAAGAAGGTTCGTGACGTGGACGTCGACCAGCATCCTCATATCCTCCATGATAACCTCTTTCACGTTCATAGTAATCATCATGTCCATAATCACGATCATATGGTCCATAACCGCCTGGATAATAAGGTACTGTTTCAACGCGATCTTTACGTGCAAACATCATGATTGCTACGATGAAGAAGAGTACTGGAATTATTACTGTTGCAAGTAATAAAACAAGCGGTAATGTAATAATTGATGCAATTAAGAATAGAATTCCTGATAACACTCTAATATTCATAGAAATAAGAGCTAAGAATGATATTAATAAGCACACAATGAGGTATACAATAACTGCCCATATTCCGTTTTGGAGCCAAATAACAAATTGCGTTGTATTGAGTCCATTATTAGTCAAAACTTGTTGTGCAAATTCATTATTGGTTAATGTTTGTTCTAATTTTTGAATAGATGTGTCATTGCTGAATGAAACAAGTGCAATAAACATCGTTGCTACTGTAAGTAGCAATAACCCTATCCAGTTCAGCCACCCCAGTACTTTTTCAGCCACTCTGCTCACTGGCCGTCTAATTTGTGTGTATTGTGGTTCTCCAGACATCACTAACACTCCCTATTACATTTTACTTATCTATTGTAACGTCATTTTAAAATTCAAAAAATGCTCGTTATAATCACTTAGAATATCTTTACCCAAATCTTTATATACTTCAAGCCTATTTTGAGTATCTTTTGTTGGATAAAATCGATGATCATTTCGAATTTCAGCTGGTAATTTTTGTGCAGCTGCTTTGTTTGGTGTCGCATAACCGACCCATTCTGTATTCTGCTTACTATTTTGCGCATCTAACAAGAAATTGATAAATTGATATGCCCCTTCTTTATTTTGAGCTGTTTTAGGGATTACCATATTATCAAACCATAAATTAGAACCTTCTTTTGGTACCACATAATTGAATTCAGGATGTTCTTGGACAATCGGTGCTGCAGTACCACTCCAAACAACAGCAATATTTGCTTCATGTTGTTCAAGCATCATGGTAACTTCATCTCCGACTACGCCTTTGACTTGCGGAGCGAGGTGGTTCAAGTCATTTTCCGCTTCTTGCAGATGCTTCGGATTTGTATCGTTAAGACTGTATCCTAATTTATTTAAACTCATACCCATAATCTCTCGGGCACCGTCCACTAATATAATATCATTTTTAAACTTAGGATTATATAAACTATGCCAACTTGTAAAATCTTCTTTTGGATAAGCATCTTTATTATAAATAATTCCTACTGTTCCAAAAAAGTAAGGCACTGAATAGCGATTGTGTCGATCATAATCCATATTCATATAATTAGAATCTAAATTTTTCATGTTCGGCAGTTTTTGATGATCTAACGGTAATAATAAATAATCTTTTTTCATCTTTTGAACTGTGTATTCGCTAGGAAAAGCCACATCATAATGCGTACCGCCATTTCGTATTTTTGCTTCCATCGCTTCATTTGAATCAAACGTTTCATATACTACCTTGATTCCAGTCTCTTTTTCAAATTTCTTAATTAGATCAGGATCGATATATTCTCCCCAATTATAGACATAAATCTTTTTTCCTGTTTTTTGATTATCTTCTGAACTATACCATTTACTAAGACCTAAAAATATGAGACCCAGTATCAATGCACCAACAATTAGTTGAACAAATTTTTTCATCGCATGATACCTCGCTTCACTGAAAGTCTGTGTTTAGTAAATCGTTGTACAAGATAATAACCTAAAATACCGACAACAATCACCATAAAGATTAATGTTGAAATTGCATTGATTTCCATACTGATTCCTTTGCGAGCCATCGCATAAACTTCAACAGATAATACACTGAATCCATTACCCGTCACGAAAAAGCTTACAGTGAAATCATCTAGTGAATAAGTAAGAGCCATGAAAAATCCAGCAATCACAGCAGGCATCAAGTTAGGCAGCATCACACGGTTTAAAATCTGCCATTCACTCGCACCTAAATCTCGTGCAGCATCAAACATATGCTGATTCATATCATACAGCTGCGGCAAGATAATAATCACAACAATCGGTATACAAAAAGCAATGTGAGAAACGAGCACAGTCCAAAATCCGAGCCCTAGTCCTGTAAAATGTCCGATAGCTGTGAACATAATTAAAAATGATGCACCAATTACAACATCAGATGAAACAAGCAATACATTATTCAATGTCAAGAAAGTTAAGCGCAATTTCTTTTGGCGCAATTGATACAATGCAATTGCACCCAGTGTACCGATAATTGTTGAAATAGAAGCAGCCAACAATGCTACTGCTATCGTATTAAAAAGAATCGACATCAGACGGTCATCTTGAAATAGCGTTTGGTAATGCTCTAAAGTAAACCCTTCAAAGTGAATCATGTTGCCCGCTGAGTTAAACGAATATACCATTAAGAAAATAATTGGAATATACAACCCAATAACTAATAAACCAAGATATAATTTACCATACCATTTCATGAGCGTCTGCCCCCTTCATTACCGGACTTCGTAATAATCAGAACTACTGCCATAAAGACAATTAGTGCAATCGCAATGGTAGAACCCATACCATAGTTTTGTATTACTAAAAATTGTTCTTCTATAGATGTCCCGATATTCATCACTTTGTTTCCGGCGATTAAACGTGTAATCATGAAGAGCGACAAGGCAGGAATGAATGTTACTTGAATTCCTGATAACACGCCTTCTTTAGTAAGCGGTAAAATAATTTTTCTAAAAGTCGTCCATTTTCCCGCTCCCAGATCACTTGCAGCTTGCAGTAAATTTTCAGGAATTGTTTTCATACTATTGAAAATAGGCAAAATCATGAATGGAATATAAATATAACTTGCAACAATAACAAAAGCAGGCGCTGTAAATAGTAATTCTGCTTTCGGAAGATGCAACCAACCTAAAATTTGATTGATAATACCATCATGACTGAAAATCCCGATAAATGCATACGTCTTAAGAAGTAAATTAATCCATGTCGGGATAATGAGAATCAATATCCATAAGTTTTGATTGACAGAATTACGAATAAAATACGCTGCCGGATAACTGATAATTAAAGTAACAATTGTAATGATAGCCGCATACAAAATTGAATATGCCATCATTTTAAAATAGCGCATTGAAAATATCTGCTCATAATTCGTAAAACTGAAATGTCCGTGTATATCGATAAATGAAAAGTAAACAAGCAAAATAACCGGAATAATAATGAAACCAATCATCCAAATGATATAAGGAATAAACAACCATTTATTCATCTTGCTCATTGTCTGTTTCCTCATAACTTTCTATACGTTTATCAAATTCTTCCTCTGTTTCACCCGGCACCATGATATGAATTGCTTCAGGTTCAAAATAAAGACCTACCGTGCTGCCCACTTCAGCTTTTTTAGTTGTTTGAATCATCCATTCATAACCTTCTTGGTCAATACAGTTGATTTCATAATGCACACCTCTAAAAAGCATGGCATCCACTTTTGCTTGGAATAAACTTTTATCAGGTGTTGTGATTGTAATATCTTCCGGACGAATAACTACTTCAATTTTTTGACCTGATGGAATTCCCATATCCACACATTCAATATCTTTATCATAGATATTTACAAGATAGTCTTGAACCATAGTCCCTTCAATAATGTTAGATTCTCCAATAAAATCTGCTACGAAGCGATTCACAGGTTCATCATAAATATCTATAGGCGTACCGAATTGCTGAACTTTACCGTCTTTTAATACAACGATATAATCACTCAAAGCTAAGGCTTCTTCTTGATCATGTGTCACAAAAATAAATGTAATACCAAGACGTGATTGCAACGCACGCAATTCATACTGCATTTCTGTACGCAACTTTAAATCAAGTGCTGATAGAGATTCATCTAATAATAAAACTTCAGGTTCATTGACGATAGCTCGAGCAATAGCTACACGCTGCTTTTGCCCACCGCTCATTTCATCAATATTACGGTTTTCATACCCTTCTAATTTAACCAGTTTCAGGGCTTCTTTTACCTTTTCCTTAATTTCTGTATCTTTCTTTTTCTTTAACTTCAAACCAAATGCAATATTGTCATATACATTTAAATGCGGGAAAAGCGCGTAATCTTGGAAAACAGTATTCACTGTACGTTTATTTGCGGGTATTTTATTAATTGACTTTCCTTGATAAATAATAGAGCCAGAATCTGCTTGTTCAAACCCTGCAATTAATTTTAATACGGTTGTTTTTCCACAACCAGAGGGCCCTAAAAGTGTATAAAAATGTCCTGATTCGAAGTCTAAATCAATATCTTTCAATACTTGTTGGCCATCAAATTGTTTGCTGACTGATTTTAAAGATAATAATGGTGCCATCATTGTTCCTCCTATAAATATGACGCAGTCGCAACAATCATTGCCTTTGCGTAAAAATCTGTAGTATTTGAAAGCTGATGCTTTTCTTCTGCTTTAAAATAAAGCGCATCCCCTTCGTTTGCAATATATGTCTCTTCGCCTAAAGTTAAAGTTAGTTCTCCTTCAAAACAATAAATAAAAGTGTCTGATTCGGATGGTTTGAATGTTTTGTATGAAGTATTAGGACGAAGTGTAATCAGCAACGGCTCCATTTCAAAATCATTAGAACGATTAATAGGCCAATTTAAAATATAACCTTCGTCATATTCATCATATACAGCTTGTTCTGCTTTTGGATATAACACTTTCTCTTTGGGCTTCTCTTTAAAAAATAATTCTGGTGAAGTGCCGAGTACTTCTAACAAATGCAAAAAGGTTTCCATGCTGGGTGAAGACTGACTACTTTCAATCTGTGAAATATAACCTTTTGATAAATCTGTACGTTCAGCTAATTCTTCTTGTGTTAAATTTTTAATTTTACGTAAGTTACGCAGTTTCTGACCAATATTCAAACTGTTCACCTATAACTTTCTATTCCATTTTTAAAATGAAAAAACCTGGATTTGTTTACTTTTACTAAACATTAAGTTTAATGCTTAATAAAAATACCAAAATCCAGGTGAATTTACAATACTAAATTATTCATTTGCGCTGAAATATTTTTCATCAGGATTATCTTTGACTAACTTCACAACTTTATAGCTGTTGTAGCCGCTGCTTTTTTCAAAATCATCAAAGATATTTTTTTCATCCGCTTTGCCAGGGACTACTTTTTTAAAGTCGCTATATGCATTTTTCAAAGCAGATCCTTCTACTTTTCTTTCATAATAATCTTCAATTTTATTAAAGAAATTAATGACCGCAAGCATTTCATCTTGTGACCAATCAACATCGATTGGATATTGATATTCCATATAGACATCCTCCTTTTATGGGTGTTGAATTCTTTTGTATTATACCACGCTTTAAACTGTTTCAAAGATAAGAAAAACCGCCGAGCAGTTACTCGACGGCTTAATGATATGCTTAATCTAATGTTGGGTTTTATTACATAGTGTGGATTGGTAATCCGATTGCTTTTTCAGCAGCTTCCATGCTCATTTCACCTAAAGTTGGGTGAGCATGTACTGTTAATGCGATATCTTCAGCATTCATACCAGATTCAATAGCTAAACCTAATTCAGAGATGATATCAGAAGCACCAGTACCTACAACTTGAGCACCGATTAAAGTACCATCTTCTTTAAGTGTTAACAATTTAACAAATCCAGTAGTATCGTCTAATGATAATGCACGACCGTTAGCAGCATAAGGGAATTTAGAAGCTTTATAATCCAAGCCTTCTTCTTTAGCTTGTGCTTCGTTATAACCTACAGTTGCTAATTCTGGTTCAGTGAAACATACAGCAGGCATACCAATGTAATCTACTGCAGATTTTTCACCTGAAATTGCTTCAGCAGCAACTTTACCTTCATAGCTTGCTTTATGCGCAAGTGGTAAACCAGGAACGATATCACCGATAGCAAAGATATTTTTAACAGAAGTACGACTTTGATCGTCAACTTCTAATAATCCGCGGTCAGCAAATTTAAGTCCTAATTCTTCAAGACCCATTTCGTCAGTGTTTGGACGACGTCCAACTGTAACTAAAACATAATCAGCTTCGATTGATTTTTCTTCGCCTTTAGCTTCGTAAGTTACTTTAACACCGTCTGCTGTTTCTTCTGCAGATTTAGCCATTGCTTCAGTAACGATTTCGATACCTTTTTCTTTCATTTTTTTCTTAACAGGTTGTGTCATTTGTTTTTCGAAACCGCCTAAGATATCTTTGGCACCTTCCAAAATAGTAACTTCTGTACCGAAGTTCGCAAATGCTGTACCTAATTCAGAACCAATGTAACCGCCGCCTACTACGACTAATTTTTTAGGAGCTTCTTGTAAGTTTAAAGCGCCTGTTGAGTCGATAACACGTTCACCGAATTTGAAATTAGGAATTTCAATCGGTCTAGAACCTGTAGCAATGATTGCATTTTTGAAGTTGTAAGTTTGTGCACTTTTTTCATCCATAACACGTAAGCTGTTGCTGTCGTGGAAGTAAGCTTCACCTTTTACAATTTCAACTTTGTTTCCTTTTAATAAACCTTCAACACCGCCAGTTAATTTTTTAACGACAGATTTTTTGAAGTCTTGAACTTTATCATATTTAAGTTCAACATCTTTAGCGATAATACCTAAGTTATCTGAATGTTGCGCTTCTTGGAATACGTGTGAAACGTGCAATAATGCTTTAGATGGGATACATCCTACGTTAAGACATACACCGCCTAATTCGCCTTTCTCAACGATTGTAACTTTTTGTCCTAATTGTGCTGCGCGGATTGCTGCAACATAACCCCCAGGACCTGCTCCGATTACAATAGTATCTGTTTCAATTGGAAAATCACCAACTACCATGTTTTACCCCTCCATTAATAATAATTCTGGATTATTTAATAAACGTTTGATGTGGTTCATTGCGTTTTGACCAGTAGCACCATCAATTTGTCTATGGTCAAAGCTTAATGATAATGCTAATACAGGTGCTGCTACAATTTCCCCATCCTTAACAATAGGTTTTTGAGCGATACGGCCGATTCCTAAAATTGCTACCTCAGGGTAGTTAATTACAGGAGTGAACCATTGACCGCCTGCAGAACCGATGTTACTGATTGTGCATGAAGCACCTTTCATTTCGTCAGAAGTCAATTTACCATCACGAGCTTTAACAGCAAGTTCGTTGATTTCATCTGAAATTTCGAACATTGATTTGCGATCAGCGTGTTTAACAACTGGTACTAATAGACCACGTTCTGTATCAGCAGCAATACCGATATTCCAGTAGTGTTTATTAACTACTTCACCGTTTTCTTCATCAAATTCAGAGTTTAATGCTGGGTATTTCTTAAGCGCTGAAACTAGTGCTTTAACAACATAAGGTAAGAATGTTAATTTAGTACCTTGTTCCGCAGCAATCTCTTTGAATTTTTTACGGTGATCCCATAAAGCTTGTACTTCTACTTCGTCCATCAATGTTACATGAGGCGCAGTATGTTTAGAGTTTACCATAGCTTTTGCAATTGCTTTACGCATTGCTGGGATTTTTTCGCGTATTTCTGGGAATTCACCTTCAGCTGATACAGGTGCTGATTGTGCTGATGAAGTTTCTGCAGGTGCTGATTCGCTTGATGCAGCGCTTTCATCAACGCTAGAACTTGTATCTCCGCTTAAGTAAGCTTCAACGTCTGCTTTAGTGATACGTCCGTTTTTACCAGAACCTTTAACAGCTTTGATATTTACATCATTATCACGAGCAAATTTACGAACTGAAGGCATTGCTTTAACAACGCGGTTTTCGTCAATTTCTTCATCTTGAACTGGTGTTTGCGGTGCATCACCAGAAGCTGATTCAGTTCCCTCTTCTGAAACTGTTGCTGCTTGTTGTTTAGTTTCTTGTTGTTCTGCTGATTCTTCTTTGCTGTCATCGTGGCTGTGTCCGCCTTTGAATGACATTTCTTCTGCATCAGGTGCGTCAATTTTAACAATTGTGTCACCTACAACTGCTACTGTACCTTCGTCAACTACAACTTCTTCGATTGTACCTGAAACTGGAGAAGGGATTTCTACAACTGATTTATCATTTTGAACCTCAGCTAAGATATCATCTTCTTCAATTTCGTCTCCAGCTTTAACAAACCACTTTACAATTTCACCTTCGTGGATACCTTCACCAATATCGGGTAATTTAAATTCAAATGCCACGTTCTTGTCCTCCTAAAAGTCAATTTAAGTCATATAAACTAGTACAAAGAACAAAATTTGAAACAAAGTGTCATTCATTCAAGCTATAACCCTTGAGACGACAGTCATACTGAAATCAAATCAATATATTGTTCTAGTTTATATTTTGACATAAAACTTGATTCCGTTTCAACGAAATCTATCTTCAATTTTTCATTTTACTTCTCGGACAAACCATTTGCCCTTGCACTACTTAAAAGCTGCAAGGACAGAAATGTTTTGTCAAACTTTCAGATAGTTGCGGTTATTTGTTATCTACCCGAAAGTTGTTATTAATATGCCGATCAACTTTCTAATTATAAAGCGATTAGAAGTTTAAAGTTGCGTTAGCATGTTCAATGATATCGTTTTTGTTTGGTAACCAAACGTTTTCAGCTTCAGTGAACGGATAAACAGTGTCTGCTGCTGCAACACGTGCAATCGGAGCTTCTAATGAAAGAATTGCGCGTTCAGATAACTCAGCTGCAACTTGTGCACCTACACCAGCTTGGCGTTGTGCTTCTTGTACTACAACTGCGCGGCCTGTTTTTTCAACAGAAGCAACTAATGTTTCATAATCAACTGGTTGAACTGTACGTAAGTCGATCACTTCAACAGAAACGCCGTCTTTTTCAAGTTCTTCAGCTGCTTTTAATGATTCTTGAACCATTGCGCCGTAAGCGATAACAGTAAGGTCTGTACCTTCTTTTTTCACTTTAGCTTTTCCAAGTTCAATTTCATATTCTTCTTCCGGAACTTCTTCACGGAATGAACGATACAATTTCATATGCTCTAAATAAACGACTGGGTCGTTGCTTTTAATTGCAGAGATCAATAAACCTTTTGCATCGTAAGGGTTAGAAGGGATAACAACAGTCAATCCAGGAGATTGCGCTAAAATACCTTCTAAGTTATCAGCGTGAAGTTCTGGTGTATGCACACCACCACCGAATGGTGTACGGATTGTTACAGGTGCTGGTTTAGTGTTGCCTGAACGGAAACGTGTACGTGCAATTTGTCCAGCTACAGAGTCGAATACTTCGAATACGAAACCTAAGAATTGGATTTCCATTACAGGACGGAATCCTTCAGCAGCTAAACCTAAAGCTAAACCGCCGATTCCTGATTCAGCTAATGGAGTATCGAACACACGATCTTCACCGAATTCTTTTTGTAAACCTTCCGTTACACGGAATACGCCACCGTTAACACCAACGTCTTCACCAAAAACTAACACATTTTCATCATTTTGCAGTTCAGTTTTAAGTGCGTTGTTAATCGCTTGTACCATTGTCATTTGTGCCATGGTTTACTTCGACTCCTTCTCTTTGTAAATTTCATATTGTTCTGCCAAGTTAGACGGCATTTCTTCATACATGATTTCCATTAAGTCAGTCACTTTTTGTTTTTCAACTTTATCAGCTTCTTTGATTGCTTTCTTAATGTCATCTTTAGCTTGATCCATAACTTCTGTTTCTTTCTCTTCAGACCATAATCCTTTGCCTTCTAAGAATTTTCTGAAACGAACTAATGGGTCTTTTTTCTCCCATTCTGAATCTTCATCAGAAGTTCTGTAACGAGTTGGATCGTCACCAGCCATTGTATGCGGACCATAACGGTAAGTCATTGTTTCAATTAAAGTTGGTCCTTCTCCATTTACTGCACGATCACGTGCTTCTTTAGTTGCTTGATATACAGCTAAAGGATCCATACCATCTACTTGAATACCAGGAATACCTACTGCAATCGCTTTTTGAGCTAATGTTTGCGCAGCAGTTTGTTTGCTTCTTGGTGTTGAAATAGCGTAGTTGTTATTTTGAATTACAAAGATAGCAGGTACTTTATATGCAGATGCGAAGTTGATACCTTCATAGAAATCACCTTGTGATGATCCACCATCACCAGTATAAGTAATTGCTACTGCATCTTTACCGCGTTTTTTAATACCAAGTGCTACACCAGCAGTTTGTACATATTGAGCACCGATAATAATTTGAGGACTGAATGCGTTTACACCTTCAGGTATTTGATTTCCTTTAAAATGTCCTCTAGAGAATAAGAAAGCTTCTGTTAATGGTAAACCGTGCCAAATTAATTGTGGAACATCACGGTAACCTGGAAGAATCCAGTCTCCTTTTTCAAGAGCATATTGAGAAGCAAGTTGTGAAGCTTCTTGACCAGCAGTTGGCGCATAGAAACCTAAACGTCCTTGTCTGTTTAATGATACAGAACGTTGGTCTAAGACACGTGTCCAAACCATTCTTTCCATTAATTCAACTAATTGATCATCAGTTAAGTCTGGTAATAAGTCTTCGTTAACTACGTTCCCATCTTGGTCCAATATTTGAACCATCTTAAATTGTGCTTCAGTATCTTTCAATACTTTCTCAGCGTCGAATTGGGCTTGTAACTTCGGAGCCATTCAATTCACCATACCTTTCCCGTATAATTAAAATTCATTTCATCCAATAATTATTATAGCATACATTTCAAAAACTGTTAAACAAATATAAAAAGTTCTGTATCACTGATACAAAGTACAGTTCGAAGACCTGTACTAGTCAAAATAATGAAACTGTACCAGTGTTGTTTATTTAATCTGTTCAGCCGCTTCCATCTGTTTACCGCGTTCGTTGCGTGTTTTACTATATGCTTTAATTTTTTTATTTACATCTTTATATGAGTTATCAATTGCTTTTGTTTTTTCATCAATTTTAGATTGTTCTGCTTTACCGTTTGTATCCACAATATATTTGAACAAGTCTTTTTCTTTATCCAAGCTGTTTGTATAAGCTTTAGCATAAGCATCGTGCGCTTTATAATTATCTTCCATTGCTTTATTTGTTTTTTCTATGCCGTCTTTACGTTTTTTATTGCGGATTTTGCTTGTACGTTTCTTTGCTTCATCAAATTTTTTCTCAGATGCATCGAAAGCGTTTTCTTCTTTTTTAAATTCTTTTTTACGTTGATCTACATTATCGATGATTTTCTTA from Staphylococcus condimenti carries:
- the auxB gene encoding lipoteichoic acid stability factor AuxB, which translates into the protein MSGEPQYTQIRRPVSRVAEKVLGWLNWIGLLLLTVATMFIALVSFSNDTSIQKLEQTLTNNEFAQQVLTNNGLNTTQFVIWLQNGIWAVIVYLIVCLLISFLALISMNIRVLSGILFLIASIITLPLVLLLATVIIPVLFFIVAIMMFARKDRVETVPYYPGGYGPYDRDYGHDDYYERERGYHGGYEDAGRRPRHEPSYEKRDRELAEEEDDTRVYHPEKEAEEPAYAASNFKGDSENDRIDTQETDNPEEEPQFLSRQAKYKQKSADEVKEQQEMDQYEREQARIDEIEGNNEPEEVQNRVNEPRKGETPEEKAARKREKKERKKRAKALRKQRPSAVNQRRMNFEERRSFSQSKPEETEQPSNDNTTKDSIEEKADETKEEK
- a CDS encoding ABC transporter substrate-binding protein; translation: MKKFVQLIVGALILGLIFLGLSKWYSSEDNQKTGKKIYVYNWGEYIDPDLIKKFEKETGIKVVYETFDSNEAMEAKIRNGGTHYDVAFPSEYTVQKMKKDYLLLPLDHQKLPNMKNLDSNYMNMDYDRHNRYSVPYFFGTVGIIYNKDAYPKEDFTSWHSLYNPKFKNDIILVDGAREIMGMSLNKLGYSLNDTNPKHLQEAENDLNHLAPQVKGVVGDEVTMMLEQHEANIAVVWSGTAAPIVQEHPEFNYVVPKEGSNLWFDNMVIPKTAQNKEGAYQFINFLLDAQNSKQNTEWVGYATPNKAAAQKLPAEIRNDHRFYPTKDTQNRLEVYKDLGKDILSDYNEHFLNFKMTLQ
- a CDS encoding ABC transporter permease, with the protein product MKWYGKLYLGLLVIGLYIPIIFLMVYSFNSAGNMIHFEGFTLEHYQTLFQDDRLMSILFNTIAVALLAASISTIIGTLGAIALYQLRQKKLRLTFLTLNNVLLVSSDVVIGASFLIMFTAIGHFTGLGLGFWTVLVSHIAFCIPIVVIIILPQLYDMNQHMFDAARDLGASEWQILNRVMLPNLMPAVIAGFFMALTYSLDDFTVSFFVTGNGFSVLSVEVYAMARKGISMEINAISTLIFMVIVVGILGYYLVQRFTKHRLSVKRGIMR
- a CDS encoding ABC transporter permease → MSKMNKWLFIPYIIWMIGFIIIPVILLVYFSFIDIHGHFSFTNYEQIFSMRYFKMMAYSILYAAIITIVTLIISYPAAYFIRNSVNQNLWILILIIPTWINLLLKTYAFIGIFSHDGIINQILGWLHLPKAELLFTAPAFVIVASYIYIPFMILPIFNSMKTIPENLLQAASDLGAGKWTTFRKIILPLTKEGVLSGIQVTFIPALSLFMITRLIAGNKVMNIGTSIEEQFLVIQNYGMGSTIAIALIVFMAVVLIITKSGNEGGRRS
- a CDS encoding ABC transporter ATP-binding protein, which codes for MAPLLSLKSVSKQFDGQQVLKDIDLDFESGHFYTLLGPSGCGKTTVLKLIAGFEQADSGSIIYQGKSINKIPANKRTVNTVFQDYALFPHLNVYDNIAFGLKLKKKKDTEIKEKVKEALKLVKLEGYENRNIDEMSGGQKQRVAIARAIVNEPEVLLLDESLSALDLKLRTEMQYELRALQSRLGITFIFVTHDQEEALALSDYIVVLKDGKVQQFGTPIDIYDEPVNRFVADFIGESNIIEGTMVQDYLVNIYDKDIECVDMGIPSGQKIEVVIRPEDITITTPDKSLFQAKVDAMLFRGVHYEINCIDQEGYEWMIQTTKKAEVGSTVGLYFEPEAIHIMVPGETEEEFDKRIESYEETDNEQDE
- a CDS encoding helix-turn-helix domain-containing protein, whose amino-acid sequence is MNIGQKLRNLRKIKNLTQEELAERTDLSKGYISQIESSQSSPSMETFLHLLEVLGTSPELFFKEKPKEKVLYPKAEQAVYDEYDEGYILNWPINRSNDFEMEPLLITLRPNTSYKTFKPSESDTFIYCFEGELTLTLGEETYIANEGDALYFKAEEKHQLSNTTDFYAKAMIVATASYL
- a CDS encoding UPF0223 family protein — encoded protein: MEYQYPIDVDWSQDEMLAVINFFNKIEDYYERKVEGSALKNAYSDFKKVVPGKADEKNIFDDFEKSSGYNSYKVVKLVKDNPDEKYFSANE
- the lpdA gene encoding dihydrolipoyl dehydrogenase — encoded protein: MVVGDFPIETDTIVIGAGPGGYVAAIRAAQLGQKVTIVEKGELGGVCLNVGCIPSKALLHVSHVFQEAQHSDNLGIIAKDVELKYDKVQDFKKSVVKKLTGGVEGLLKGNKVEIVKGEAYFHDSNSLRVMDEKSAQTYNFKNAIIATGSRPIEIPNFKFGERVIDSTGALNLQEAPKKLVVVGGGYIGSELGTAFANFGTEVTILEGAKDILGGFEKQMTQPVKKKMKEKGIEIVTEAMAKSAEETADGVKVTYEAKGEEKSIEADYVLVTVGRRPNTDEMGLEELGLKFADRGLLEVDDQSRTSVKNIFAIGDIVPGLPLAHKASYEGKVAAEAISGEKSAVDYIGMPAVCFTEPELATVGYNEAQAKEEGLDYKASKFPYAANGRALSLDDTTGFVKLLTLKEDGTLIGAQVVGTGASDIISELGLAIESGMNAEDIALTVHAHPTLGEMSMEAAEKAIGLPIHTM
- a CDS encoding dihydrolipoamide acetyltransferase family protein, whose protein sequence is MAFEFKLPDIGEGIHEGEIVKWFVKAGDEIEEDDILAEVQNDKSVVEIPSPVSGTIEEVVVDEGTVAVVGDTIVKIDAPDAEEMSFKGGHSHDDSKEESAEQQETKQQAATVSEEGTESASGDAPQTPVQDEEIDENRVVKAMPSVRKFARDNDVNIKAVKGSGKNGRITKADVEAYLSGDTSSSVDESAASSESAPAETSSAQSAPVSAEGEFPEIREKIPAMRKAIAKAMVNSKHTAPHVTLMDEVEVQALWDHRKKFKEIAAEQGTKLTFLPYVVKALVSALKKYPALNSEFDEENGEVVNKHYWNIGIAADTERGLLVPVVKHADRKSMFEISDEINELAVKARDGKLTSDEMKGASCTISNIGSAGGQWFTPVINYPEVAILGIGRIAQKPIVKDGEIVAAPVLALSLSFDHRQIDGATGQNAMNHIKRLLNNPELLLMEG
- a CDS encoding alpha-ketoacid dehydrogenase subunit beta, encoding MAQMTMVQAINNALKTELQNDENVLVFGEDVGVNGGVFRVTEGLQKEFGEDRVFDTPLAESGIGGLALGLAAEGFRPVMEIQFLGFVFEVFDSVAGQIARTRFRSGNTKPAPVTIRTPFGGGVHTPELHADNLEGILAQSPGLTVVIPSNPYDAKGLLISAIKSNDPVVYLEHMKLYRSFREEVPEEEYEIELGKAKVKKEGTDLTVIAYGAMVQESLKAAEELEKDGVSVEVIDLRTVQPVDYETLVASVEKTGRAVVVQEAQRQAGVGAQVAAELSERAILSLEAPIARVAAADTVYPFTEAENVWLPNKNDIIEHANATLNF
- the pdhA gene encoding pyruvate dehydrogenase (acetyl-transferring) E1 component subunit alpha produces the protein MAPKLQAQFDAEKVLKDTEAQFKMVQILDQDGNVVNEDLLPDLTDDQLVELMERMVWTRVLDQRSVSLNRQGRLGFYAPTAGQEASQLASQYALEKGDWILPGYRDVPQLIWHGLPLTEAFLFSRGHFKGNQIPEGVNAFSPQIIIGAQYVQTAGVALGIKKRGKDAVAITYTGDGGSSQGDFYEGINFASAYKVPAIFVIQNNNYAISTPRSKQTAAQTLAQKAIAVGIPGIQVDGMDPLAVYQATKEARDRAVNGEGPTLIETMTYRYGPHTMAGDDPTRYRTSDEDSEWEKKDPLVRFRKFLEGKGLWSEEKETEVMDQAKDDIKKAIKEADKVEKQKVTDLMEIMYEEMPSNLAEQYEIYKEKESK